The Propionibacterium freudenreichii subsp. freudenreichii genome contains a region encoding:
- the cas2 gene encoding CRISPR-associated endonuclease Cas2, with amino-acid sequence MSRRDSHCFLIAYDVPDDRRRTRLATVLKGYGERVQYSVFMVDCPPSHLLVLRHDLTDAMDIDEDSVVICDLGMSTSADAQRITWLGGQRYQSGGRSIII; translated from the coding sequence ATGAGCCGACGAGATTCCCATTGCTTTCTGATCGCCTACGACGTGCCCGATGACCGTCGTCGCACCAGGTTGGCCACGGTACTGAAGGGCTACGGGGAGCGTGTGCAGTACAGCGTATTCATGGTTGATTGTCCGCCGTCACACCTGCTGGTGCTACGCCACGATCTCACCGACGCGATGGATATTGATGAGGACTCGGTGGTGATCTGCGACCTGGGCATGTCCACGTCGGCAGACGCCCAACGCATCACCTGGTTGGGCGGTCAGAGGTACCAGAGCGGCGGACGCAGCATCATCATCTGA
- a CDS encoding CRISPR-associated endonuclease Cas4/Cas1: MSGDDKLPISLVAHTVFCPRRAWLEAQGEQADSYAMTAGTLAHRRVDQPAESRPEVRRAVSVHSESLGITGRCDVVEVSSDGLSVVEYKSTPVRRKAEITPAQAVQVGLQSMCLEEMGHHVTSGVVHFVNHHKDVPVPLGAEAREACRDWVTETRKVVEADSAPPPLLDDSRCNGCSHATICLPDEQVHNGGELKRRISVADPHGEILHAVTPGARLSMRDRQIRITRQGEQLAAVPLERVQGLVLHGNVDVSGALIREILWRRLTIVWCSGRGRVVGWATGAAAPNGQARMHQQALSEVGCLPVARAIVRAKLINQATLLRRNAAAATAPQEIRELSRVAMRVESLPELFAVEGRAAKAYFSEFPLILKSDSAQDFLDEWPGRHGRGAIDPLNAALNYAYGMLLADCVRAIAACGLDPHGGFLHSPSRNKPALALDLMEEFRAPVADSAVITCINNQTLTADMFSHTLGDVRLTRAGIAALTSAYERRVTTDIKHPTFGYPATWRRTMEIQARLLLGFIDGTRSEYIGMTVR, translated from the coding sequence ATGTCTGGTGATGACAAGCTGCCGATCAGCCTGGTGGCCCACACCGTGTTCTGTCCGCGGCGGGCTTGGTTGGAGGCCCAGGGCGAGCAGGCCGATAGCTATGCAATGACGGCCGGCACGCTCGCACACCGGCGCGTGGACCAGCCTGCTGAGTCACGGCCCGAGGTGCGGCGCGCAGTGTCGGTGCACAGTGAATCGCTGGGCATCACGGGCCGCTGTGACGTGGTGGAAGTCTCGTCCGATGGCCTGTCGGTGGTCGAATACAAGTCCACCCCGGTGCGCAGGAAAGCAGAGATCACCCCTGCCCAGGCCGTGCAGGTCGGGTTGCAGTCCATGTGCCTGGAGGAGATGGGTCATCACGTCACGAGCGGGGTGGTGCACTTTGTGAATCATCACAAGGATGTTCCGGTTCCCCTGGGTGCTGAGGCCCGCGAGGCGTGCCGCGATTGGGTGACAGAAACACGCAAGGTGGTGGAGGCAGACTCTGCGCCCCCGCCGCTGCTCGACGACAGCCGCTGCAATGGGTGCTCACACGCCACGATTTGCTTGCCTGACGAGCAGGTCCACAACGGAGGGGAGCTCAAGCGCCGCATCTCGGTGGCCGATCCCCACGGGGAGATTCTGCACGCCGTCACACCCGGCGCGAGGCTATCGATGCGCGACCGGCAGATACGCATCACACGCCAGGGTGAGCAACTCGCCGCCGTTCCACTCGAACGTGTGCAGGGGCTTGTGCTCCACGGCAATGTGGATGTTTCTGGCGCGCTCATTCGGGAGATTCTGTGGCGTCGATTGACGATCGTCTGGTGCAGCGGGCGCGGCCGCGTGGTGGGCTGGGCCACCGGAGCTGCGGCCCCCAATGGGCAGGCGCGGATGCATCAGCAGGCCCTCTCGGAGGTGGGCTGTCTGCCGGTCGCGCGGGCCATTGTGCGCGCGAAGTTGATCAACCAAGCGACCCTCCTGCGCAGGAACGCCGCGGCAGCCACCGCTCCCCAGGAGATCCGCGAGCTCAGTCGGGTAGCCATGAGGGTCGAGAGCCTGCCTGAACTCTTCGCCGTCGAAGGACGGGCGGCGAAGGCGTACTTTTCTGAGTTCCCGTTGATACTCAAGTCGGACTCGGCGCAGGACTTCCTCGACGAATGGCCCGGCCGGCATGGTCGGGGCGCGATCGACCCGCTCAATGCTGCGCTGAATTACGCCTATGGAATGCTGCTCGCAGACTGTGTTCGTGCGATCGCTGCATGTGGTTTGGACCCGCATGGCGGGTTTCTGCACTCGCCCAGCCGGAACAAGCCTGCATTGGCCTTGGACCTCATGGAGGAGTTCCGCGCACCTGTGGCGGATTCCGCGGTGATCACCTGCATCAATAACCAGACGCTCACCGCGGATATGTTCTCCCACACTCTGGGGGACGTCCGCCTCACCCGGGCAGGGATCGCCGCACTCACCTCGGCATACGAACGCCGGGTGACAACCGACATCAAGCATCCAACGTTCGGCTACCCGGCCACCTGGCGAAGGACGATGGAGATCCAGGCACGCTTGTTATTGGGATTCATTGACGGCACGCGATCTGAGTATATAGGAATGACGGTCAGATGA
- the cas3g gene encoding type I-G CRISPR-associated helicase/endonuclease Cas3g, which translates to MTITLDDFATFFRAVNAGHDPFPWQTALLTGIAGSARWPSAITAPTGSGKSAVVEVHVFLNALYSAGSGPRVPRRLSTVVARRALVDSQADRAQRVADWLDEGDSPLAREMSALLQRLSAADDTPPLVIGHLRGGISLRSTWIDDPSACAVISATPDMWGSRLLLRGYGSSMAARPREGGLLGLDNAVVIDEAHLSRQLVGTARWVSQHNADVAERLGVPGLQVVESSATTRSASPDGIGIGPDDLADPTLRPRLTLPKPVTVVESAAWSGKKATDQYISTLVDQVQDMARTADDGTIGCIVNRVDTALRVAERLGDDCPCWVGPTRPLDLAQLKRSYPALLGLDTAPRQAMPRFLVATQTVEVGVDLDLSGLVTELAPADSLTQRFGRVNRRGLRDSGPLTVVAPPQDKLAEQLPYSLDDLADALQWLGGLPDTEGASPQAVADHPPKARTPERAIVKLPHVGDVMRWDATADLMWADEDLELWVRDSLEPDDAQVGIVVRQPLPDEDAEVIPLLAATPVDQAEVFPAGIAVARAVVDRILEGRGDHARAFLSRADEITPLGADDASAIRPGDVVIVDAGHALTRHGVVVSDANRAESLETRWGTPDVAVIQKDSADSQWLSALADLTAEDAQTEYSDLGGEGLLTLGPPNALGELPWIVVTSQKTAEEDEELRQEWSASDQPVLLTAHQSNVAGRARRLGERVALDPELTAALELAGAHHDDGKADPRFQHLRLSNYSSLVLAKSEHRSSQAVVRRQFAGGELPRGWRHELRSVAVSWAEVSLAPHGPLVARLIGTSHGRGRILPQPDAASLATPSDPAEVNERVAALFGSGEWPELMAATSTTYGVWGCAYLEALLRAADCQVSKEGS; encoded by the coding sequence ATGACCATCACGCTTGATGATTTCGCAACGTTCTTCCGTGCCGTCAATGCGGGCCACGACCCCTTCCCGTGGCAGACGGCGCTGCTGACGGGTATCGCTGGATCCGCGCGGTGGCCCAGCGCCATCACGGCCCCCACCGGAAGTGGCAAGAGCGCGGTCGTGGAAGTGCATGTCTTCCTGAACGCCCTGTACAGCGCCGGCTCCGGGCCCCGCGTGCCCCGCCGGTTGTCCACCGTGGTCGCCAGGCGCGCACTGGTCGACTCACAGGCCGACCGCGCGCAGCGGGTCGCCGACTGGCTCGACGAGGGCGACTCCCCCCTGGCTCGCGAGATGAGTGCGCTCCTCCAGCGCCTCAGCGCCGCCGATGACACCCCGCCCCTGGTGATCGGGCACCTGCGTGGCGGCATCTCGCTGCGGTCCACGTGGATCGACGATCCGTCGGCCTGCGCGGTGATCAGCGCAACGCCCGACATGTGGGGAAGCCGTCTGCTCCTGCGGGGGTACGGCTCATCCATGGCGGCTCGTCCCCGGGAAGGTGGCTTGCTGGGCCTCGACAATGCGGTGGTGATCGACGAGGCCCACCTGAGCCGCCAGCTGGTGGGAACCGCACGCTGGGTCAGCCAGCACAACGCCGATGTCGCCGAGCGGCTGGGGGTGCCGGGGCTGCAGGTGGTGGAATCGTCCGCCACCACGCGTTCCGCATCGCCTGATGGTATCGGTATCGGGCCGGACGACCTCGCCGATCCGACCCTTCGTCCGCGCCTCACCCTGCCCAAGCCGGTCACCGTCGTGGAATCGGCGGCCTGGAGTGGCAAGAAGGCCACTGACCAGTACATTTCAACCCTGGTCGACCAGGTACAGGACATGGCACGAACCGCCGACGATGGCACGATCGGATGCATCGTCAACCGGGTGGATACTGCGCTGCGCGTGGCTGAGCGCCTTGGCGACGACTGCCCGTGCTGGGTCGGCCCCACGCGCCCCCTGGACCTGGCGCAGCTCAAGCGCAGTTACCCAGCGCTGTTGGGCCTCGACACCGCTCCTCGGCAGGCAATGCCGAGGTTCCTGGTGGCCACCCAGACCGTCGAGGTGGGGGTCGACCTAGACCTCAGCGGTCTGGTCACCGAGCTCGCGCCCGCCGACAGCCTCACCCAGCGCTTCGGACGTGTCAACCGCCGCGGGCTCCGGGACAGCGGCCCCCTGACGGTGGTCGCCCCGCCGCAGGACAAGCTCGCCGAGCAATTGCCGTATTCGCTCGACGACCTTGCCGATGCTCTGCAGTGGCTCGGCGGCCTGCCTGACACCGAGGGCGCAAGTCCGCAGGCCGTGGCAGATCACCCGCCGAAGGCGCGCACCCCGGAACGCGCGATCGTCAAGCTTCCCCATGTGGGCGACGTGATGCGCTGGGACGCCACCGCCGACCTCATGTGGGCCGATGAGGACCTGGAGCTGTGGGTGCGCGATTCGTTGGAACCCGACGATGCGCAGGTGGGCATCGTCGTGCGCCAGCCGCTCCCTGATGAGGACGCGGAGGTCATTCCCCTGCTGGCGGCCACCCCTGTGGACCAGGCAGAGGTCTTCCCGGCGGGCATCGCTGTCGCAAGGGCAGTGGTGGACCGCATCCTCGAGGGCCGGGGTGATCACGCACGCGCCTTCCTGTCGCGTGCCGACGAGATCACGCCGTTGGGTGCCGACGATGCCTCGGCCATCCGTCCGGGCGACGTGGTGATCGTGGACGCAGGACATGCCCTGACGCGTCACGGCGTGGTGGTCAGCGATGCGAATCGGGCCGAGAGCCTCGAGACGCGGTGGGGAACCCCGGACGTGGCCGTCATCCAGAAGGATTCGGCCGATTCGCAGTGGCTTTCGGCGCTTGCGGACCTGACCGCGGAGGACGCTCAGACCGAATACAGCGATCTCGGCGGCGAGGGCCTCCTCACCCTGGGACCCCCGAACGCGCTCGGTGAACTCCCCTGGATCGTCGTGACTTCGCAGAAGACCGCCGAGGAGGACGAGGAACTTCGCCAGGAATGGTCGGCTTCCGATCAGCCGGTGCTCCTCACCGCTCACCAGTCCAATGTGGCCGGACGGGCTCGCCGATTGGGTGAGCGCGTCGCGCTCGATCCGGAGTTGACGGCGGCACTCGAGCTGGCGGGCGCGCACCATGACGACGGCAAGGCCGATCCACGCTTCCAACACTTACGGCTGAGCAACTATTCGTCCCTGGTGCTGGCCAAGAGCGAGCATCGAAGCAGTCAAGCGGTCGTGCGCCGCCAATTCGCGGGGGGGGAGCTGCCCCGGGGTTGGCGCCATGAGCTGAGGTCCGTGGCGGTCTCGTGGGCAGAGGTCTCGCTGGCGCCCCATGGCCCCTTGGTGGCACGGCTGATCGGCACGAGCCATGGCCGGGGAAGGATCCTGCCGCAACCCGATGCGGCGAGCCTTGCCACCCCCAGCGATCCGGCCGAAGTGAACGAGCGCGTCGCGGCCCTGTTCGGGTCCGGCGAGTGGCCGGAGCTTATGGCCGCCACGAGCACTACCTATGGCGTGTGGGGTTGCGCCTATCTGGAGGCGCTCCTGCGCGCCGCCGACTGCCAGGTCTCCAAGGAGGGATCATGA
- the csb2 gene encoding type I-G CRISPR-associated protein Csb2 — translation MSPLTIRAVFPLGVFQGHRADGSPDRLPDTARLFSALVNAAGQGSEAIAVKGRLEPSSESTAALSWLEKHPPTMIRIPNHVPVSPDRRPDAYRKTGTVQGPKKSPAMRIGARQISTGTAIDDCVGWFWADAPSEVQETVGRLCADVSCLGEDDSPVILTLDQFVPTHELVASTQQLRPIGLAVRTPGPGRLDELIRAHHEAFPPKMPSAAQDSPSFSEMPRGSRVPTEGLRVLRYKSPTPPPADSPWPLAMLLPLSAHIALEDGLTWCVAMHRMLISRLGDGAPAIVTGHYARGASQPANRVAVQYLPPTLLSHRAESGDFPHGAIALLLPASIAAEDRGEIVRALNSPRLGLWSSAGRVTLGTPLRIDASQFWPTPQPGWRRQWRTLDGMVPETRRQPRHELLGAWGFPQSALLSVGHVFREELALTRANTYWETVSVVTDRGVQILGTHLIPDSEVSRYVHKVPRSIGVVQPYSAQLDLADLVNDRALLALGQARHLGGGLLVPMDSPEVS, via the coding sequence ATGTCGCCACTCACTATCCGAGCGGTATTTCCGCTGGGGGTGTTCCAGGGCCACCGCGCCGACGGGTCGCCCGACCGGCTACCCGACACCGCCAGGCTCTTCTCCGCCCTGGTCAATGCTGCCGGGCAGGGATCCGAGGCCATCGCGGTCAAGGGTCGCCTCGAGCCGTCATCGGAATCGACCGCCGCGTTGAGCTGGCTGGAGAAACACCCGCCGACGATGATCCGCATCCCCAACCACGTTCCCGTGTCACCAGACCGGCGTCCGGATGCGTATCGAAAGACCGGCACGGTACAGGGCCCCAAGAAGTCACCCGCAATGCGAATCGGCGCCCGCCAGATCAGCACCGGAACCGCCATCGACGATTGCGTCGGATGGTTCTGGGCCGATGCACCCTCCGAGGTGCAGGAGACCGTGGGACGGCTGTGCGCCGACGTCTCCTGCCTCGGCGAGGATGACAGCCCAGTGATCCTCACGCTGGATCAGTTCGTGCCCACCCACGAGTTGGTGGCCTCCACCCAGCAGCTCCGCCCCATCGGACTGGCGGTCCGCACCCCCGGCCCGGGCCGGCTCGACGAGCTCATCCGGGCACATCATGAGGCCTTCCCGCCGAAGATGCCGAGTGCCGCCCAGGATTCTCCGAGCTTCTCCGAGATGCCACGCGGGTCCCGCGTGCCGACCGAGGGGCTGCGTGTGCTGCGCTACAAGTCGCCAACCCCTCCTCCGGCTGATTCCCCGTGGCCCCTTGCCATGTTGTTACCGTTGTCGGCGCACATCGCCCTTGAGGACGGCCTCACGTGGTGCGTCGCCATGCACCGGATGCTGATTTCCCGGCTCGGCGACGGCGCACCGGCCATCGTCACCGGCCATTACGCCAGGGGCGCGTCGCAGCCCGCGAATCGCGTGGCCGTCCAGTACCTGCCGCCGACGCTGTTGTCGCATCGTGCAGAATCCGGAGACTTTCCCCACGGCGCTATCGCATTGTTGCTGCCGGCCTCGATCGCCGCCGAGGACCGCGGTGAGATCGTCCGGGCACTCAACAGCCCCCGATTGGGCCTGTGGTCAAGCGCCGGCCGCGTCACCCTCGGCACCCCGCTGCGGATCGACGCGTCGCAGTTCTGGCCCACGCCCCAACCCGGGTGGCGTCGTCAATGGCGCACCCTGGACGGGATGGTTCCGGAGACCCGGCGCCAACCCCGTCACGAGCTGCTGGGCGCCTGGGGATTCCCCCAGTCGGCGCTGCTTTCCGTCGGCCATGTGTTCCGCGAGGAACTGGCCCTCACCAGGGCGAACACCTACTGGGAGACCGTCTCGGTCGTGACTGACCGCGGCGTCCAGATCCTGGGAACCCATCTGATTCCCGATTCTGAGGTCTCCCGCTATGTGCACAAGGTGCCGCGCTCAATCGGTGTCGTCCAGCCCTATTCGGCGCAGCTCGACCTCGCCGACCTGGTCAACGATCGTGCCCTTCTCGCTCTGGGACAGGCACGTCACCTTGGTGGTGGCCTGCTCGTCCCCATGGATTCACCGGAGGTTTCATGA
- the cas7g gene encoding type I-G CRISPR-associated RAMP protein Csb1/Cas7g, with amino-acid sequence MTDLTYSDLEAACHAGGASVLSSVTELAPAAGPQAGIAPARYVQGRDGTYAYETRFIGGEPSSVVVVDSKASQLNRVEDAISLAIEEGDPSLTRMPSIRVDYETLSATDYQLPHRFSDGHIRFGTIDGEVTTKYPAYVAARNASPANARALLELSPVSLAFGAWDSTRKAHQARFRSCLVGEIIGQLADQTEAGRKPPRRGSARKDDIAPSVQLNEKDMLTLLATQEDEMSPTTVDKITKDAKKAKNKPTSASVLGLGAIPPSLDGLGFVSCRRIIRSHVLSFSALRQLRFGADNAGNVACRALLAALSLHGLALSDQELELRANCDLVEAGDPVVTLDGRRGTHTELEPLVPEVTGPILATAIERAVATAGIRWDGQVLEVTGNPIILAGATADADED; translated from the coding sequence ATGACCGATCTCACCTACTCCGACCTCGAAGCGGCCTGCCACGCCGGCGGAGCCAGCGTCCTGTCGTCGGTGACGGAACTCGCCCCCGCAGCCGGACCGCAGGCAGGCATCGCCCCCGCCCGCTATGTGCAGGGACGCGACGGGACCTATGCCTACGAGACCCGCTTCATCGGCGGCGAGCCCAGCAGCGTGGTCGTCGTCGACAGCAAGGCGAGCCAGCTCAACCGCGTGGAGGATGCCATCTCCCTGGCCATCGAGGAAGGTGACCCATCGCTGACCCGGATGCCGTCGATCCGGGTTGACTACGAAACCCTGAGCGCCACCGATTACCAGTTGCCCCACCGCTTCAGCGACGGCCACATCCGCTTCGGCACAATCGACGGCGAGGTGACCACCAAGTACCCGGCATATGTGGCCGCCCGCAATGCCTCCCCGGCCAACGCGCGCGCACTGCTCGAGTTGAGCCCCGTGAGCTTGGCATTCGGCGCGTGGGATTCGACCCGCAAGGCGCATCAGGCCCGCTTCCGCTCATGCCTGGTCGGCGAGATCATCGGCCAGCTGGCTGACCAGACCGAGGCCGGGCGAAAGCCTCCGCGGCGCGGCTCTGCCCGCAAGGACGACATCGCCCCGAGTGTGCAGCTCAACGAGAAGGACATGCTCACCCTGCTCGCCACGCAGGAAGACGAGATGTCGCCGACCACCGTGGACAAGATCACGAAGGACGCCAAGAAGGCCAAGAACAAGCCGACGTCGGCTTCGGTCCTCGGGCTCGGAGCGATCCCCCCGAGCCTCGATGGCCTCGGCTTCGTCTCGTGCAGGCGCATCATCCGCTCCCATGTGTTGTCGTTCAGCGCCCTGCGCCAGCTGCGTTTCGGCGCCGACAATGCGGGCAATGTCGCCTGCCGCGCACTCCTGGCGGCCCTGTCGCTGCATGGCCTCGCCCTGTCTGACCAGGAGCTCGAACTGCGCGCCAATTGCGATCTGGTGGAAGCCGGCGACCCGGTGGTCACGCTCGATGGCCGACGTGGCACCCACACGGAACTCGAGCCACTGGTGCCCGAGGTCACCGGGCCCATCCTGGCCACTGCCATCGAACGCGCCGTCGCCACGGCCGGGATCCGCTGGGACGGGCAGGTGCTCGAGGTCACCGGCAACCCGATCATCCTTGCCGGTGCCACGGCCGATGCGGATGAGGACTGA
- the ilvA gene encoding threonine ammonia-lyase IlvA translates to MTTTEVSTLAHLVDQAAEGLAGVARVTPLQYNERISSTSGCRVWLKREDLQPVRSYKLRGAYTFISKLSDDEKRAGVICASAGNHGQGVAWACARLGITGTVHVPSTTPRQKRDRIRFFGGDHVRLVVGGDTYDDAARAAQVEADRTGATMVPAFDDPLIASGQGTVARELVEQLGHAPDVLVVPVGGGGLLSGCGAWMRENHPETRIIAVEPAGAAGLAAAMDAGRPVRLDHIDSFVDGAAVARVGDFTFKIARQLAPDLIAIPEGQVCTEMLSMYQVDGIIAEPAGALAASALSVHPMDTTLGIDPSQEIAIIVSGGNNDVSRYAEVVERSGVHEGRRRYFLVNFPQEPGALRRFLNEVLGPDDDIIVFDYTKHSNRDTGPALVGIELGDPTSFAELWTRMEESPLNVEVLEPDTAIYRMLV, encoded by the coding sequence GTGACCACTACCGAGGTATCCACGCTCGCCCATCTCGTCGACCAGGCCGCCGAGGGCCTTGCCGGCGTCGCCAGAGTCACCCCGCTGCAATACAACGAACGCATTTCCTCGACCTCGGGCTGTCGCGTCTGGCTCAAGCGCGAAGACCTGCAACCGGTGCGCAGCTATAAGTTGCGCGGCGCCTACACCTTCATCAGCAAGCTGTCCGACGACGAGAAGCGCGCCGGCGTGATCTGTGCCTCCGCCGGCAACCACGGCCAAGGCGTGGCCTGGGCCTGCGCACGGCTGGGCATCACCGGCACCGTGCACGTGCCCTCCACCACCCCGCGCCAGAAGCGCGACCGCATCCGCTTCTTCGGCGGCGACCATGTGCGCCTCGTGGTGGGCGGCGACACCTACGACGACGCCGCCCGCGCCGCGCAGGTTGAGGCCGACCGCACCGGCGCCACCATGGTGCCCGCCTTCGACGACCCACTGATCGCGTCGGGTCAGGGCACCGTCGCCCGTGAACTGGTGGAGCAGCTCGGCCATGCCCCCGACGTGCTCGTGGTGCCGGTCGGCGGGGGAGGCCTGCTGTCCGGCTGCGGCGCATGGATGCGCGAGAACCACCCCGAGACCCGCATCATCGCCGTGGAGCCAGCCGGTGCCGCCGGCCTGGCCGCCGCCATGGACGCCGGCCGCCCCGTTCGCCTGGACCACATCGACAGCTTCGTCGACGGCGCCGCCGTGGCACGCGTGGGCGACTTCACCTTCAAGATCGCCCGCCAACTCGCCCCCGACCTCATCGCGATCCCCGAGGGCCAGGTGTGCACCGAGATGCTGTCGATGTACCAGGTGGACGGCATCATCGCCGAACCCGCCGGGGCGCTGGCCGCCTCCGCGCTGAGCGTGCACCCGATGGACACCACGCTGGGCATCGACCCCAGCCAGGAGATCGCCATCATCGTCAGCGGCGGCAACAACGACGTCTCGCGCTACGCCGAAGTGGTGGAACGCTCCGGCGTGCACGAGGGACGCCGCCGCTACTTCCTGGTCAACTTCCCCCAGGAGCCCGGCGCGCTGCGTCGCTTCCTCAACGAGGTGCTCGGCCCCGACGACGACATCATCGTCTTCGACTACACCAAGCACTCCAACCGCGACACCGGGCCGGCGCTGGTCGGCATCGAGCTCGGCGATCCCACGAGCTTTGCCGAGTTGTGGACGCGCATGGAGGAATCGCCGCTCAACGTCGAGGTGCTGGAGCCCGACACGGCGATCTACCGGATGCTGGTCTAG
- a CDS encoding DUF2249 domain-containing protein, translating to MTDLPITQTHHCTCAEGETNTPELDASAIPHAIRHAAILGALQGLGHNESMILVAPHNPLPLLDQIDSMWPDVFSLEYVQEGPDAWKIRFTRVAA from the coding sequence ATGACCGACCTGCCCATCACCCAGACCCACCACTGCACCTGCGCGGAGGGGGAAACCAACACTCCCGAGCTCGACGCCAGCGCCATCCCGCACGCGATTCGCCACGCCGCCATCCTCGGCGCGCTGCAGGGCCTGGGCCACAACGAATCGATGATCCTGGTGGCCCCGCACAATCCGCTGCCGCTGCTCGACCAGATCGACTCCATGTGGCCCGACGTCTTCAGCCTCGAATATGTGCAGGAAGGCCCCGACGCCTGGAAGATCCGCTTCACGCGCGTGGCCGCCTGA
- a CDS encoding helix-turn-helix transcriptional regulator yields MDGQTGLVRRAAVLGVGATDGAYPSDRGAPLDPQCQRLMDALLTAPGPMTVAQLGVDAEMRPNTVRFHLAHLGDAGLVSGVSARTTTRGRPGVLYRATARAFDSGPQHPRLLTEVLMHHFLADAATPPPSVEDPQRPTTVWERARRAGRAWSSHVETLPGGSPAHGGAGPEHVTDGTAQFDALLTQLGNWGLAPNRIRDPGVPDGSAVPDESAAASTHSPVGSTIGPGPVSPDPAAAQRDHLPDRIRIGLNRCPFAHEASECPDLVCGVHAGIIDGLLAQLGGSWRVARLTPHASAGQCLLDAELTHPALQAPPCPAAAYPDSVHRAGRGGTTPRA; encoded by the coding sequence GTGGACGGCCAGACCGGCCTCGTTCGTCGCGCCGCAGTCCTCGGCGTCGGTGCGACGGATGGGGCTTACCCCAGCGACCGCGGCGCCCCGCTTGATCCGCAGTGCCAACGGCTGATGGACGCCCTGCTCACCGCTCCGGGGCCGATGACGGTGGCCCAGCTGGGTGTCGACGCGGAGATGCGTCCCAACACGGTGCGCTTCCACCTGGCCCACCTGGGCGATGCCGGGCTGGTGAGCGGTGTTTCGGCGCGCACCACCACACGCGGACGCCCCGGCGTGCTCTATCGCGCCACCGCGAGGGCCTTCGACAGCGGCCCGCAGCATCCCCGGCTGCTCACCGAGGTGCTCATGCACCATTTCCTTGCCGACGCCGCGACGCCACCGCCATCGGTTGAGGACCCGCAGCGTCCCACCACGGTGTGGGAGCGGGCCCGCCGTGCCGGACGCGCCTGGTCGTCGCACGTCGAGACGCTGCCCGGCGGAAGTCCGGCGCACGGCGGCGCCGGACCGGAACACGTGACTGACGGCACTGCGCAGTTCGACGCCCTCCTCACCCAACTCGGTAACTGGGGACTCGCACCCAACCGCATCCGTGACCCTGGCGTCCCGGATGGCTCAGCGGTTCCGGATGAGTCGGCGGCAGCCTCGACACACAGTCCAGTGGGATCGACAATCGGCCCCGGCCCTGTTTCGCCGGACCCTGCAGCCGCCCAGCGTGATCACCTCCCCGACCGTATACGCATTGGACTCAACCGGTGTCCCTTCGCCCACGAGGCCAGCGAGTGCCCCGACCTCGTCTGCGGCGTACATGCCGGCATCATCGACGGACTACTCGCCCAACTCGGCGGGTCATGGCGCGTCGCACGGCTCACGCCCCACGCCTCGGCCGGCCAATGCCTGCTGGACGCCGAACTCACCCACCCTGCACTCCAGGCCCCTCCGTGCCCGGCGGCCGCATACCCAGACTCCGTGCACCGGGCCGGCCGCGGCGGCACCACGCCCCGCGCGTAA